The DNA segment CCTCCTCGAGAGACCTCAGCGTGAGGGTCTCGCTGTGAGGCTCTAAATCCCTTATCGCCTCCCTGAATGTCGAGCCGAGCATTCTAGCCCTGACTGTGAACGAGACCTTTGGCTCCGGGAGCTTCTCGTACGTCATGACGACTTGGGGTATCCTGAACGTCCTCTCACCCCTGCTCTTGAGCTTAACAGCCAGCCTGCTGCCCTCAACCTCGAGAACCAGCTCGTCCTCCTTCCTGGCCCTCCTCAGCACCTTGGAGAGTAGATCGAAGGACACGCCAAACTCTATGGAGTCGCCGCCTATCTCGTACTCGATGAAAGCCGTGCTAGGGTAGAAGAGGTCGACCATGGCGACGTGGCTTGTGTCTAGAGCCCTTAGGGAGAGGCCCTCGCTAGTCGCGACGAATACCCCCTCCTCAATAATCTTCTCTATAGAAGCCACCATGTACCTCCACGTCCTGGCGTCGCTGAAGTAGAACCTAGCGTCGGCCAAACAACCGCCACCCCATAGAGCTAAAGCTGGTGCCGCGGATTATAAGGGGGAGGACGTGAGGCAAACCCTATAAGCCGGCTTCAAGCTTCCACCCTCCCATAACCACCACGGCGCCCCCTCCGGCACTCTTCCCTCAGCGCCCGGGCGCTGTTATAGGCTCCCAGGGCTAGCTTGAGGGCCCCCTCTACCAGGGCTCTCGACGACACTGTCGGCGGGGTTCTGTCGAGGGCTTCAGCGAGGTCCTCGACAATCCTGTAGAGCGCCCTCTCCACTATCTCCTCGTGCATACATTTGGCTCCATCTACGCGTACTCCCTCCAAGTATACCTGCACCTCTTGCACCGGTAGAACCTGGTCATGGGCTCGTCGGCGCTCCTAGTCTGCATCATCCAGAAGTACACCTCGTCGTGGCCGCACTTGGGGCAGCTCACACTCCCCTTCAGAACCTGAGCCCCCATAGGAGTCTCGTCATCTATAACCACAATCTTATCCCTCGGCCCCTTCTCGACTGTCACCCGCATCCTATAAGCCTGCTGGTCCTCGCTCGAGCCTTCCTCGCTGTAGCCGCACGATTTGCACACTAGTAGATATCTAGCCCCCTCTCTCCTGGGATACATGATGGAGCCGCATCTGGGACAGAATCTTATCCTCCCTGACAACCCCACTTGGCACCCCCACTAGCTTGATCCCAGTATTATGGGCTCTAGCGGTGATAAAAGGGGCCTCCCGCCCCGCCGAGCCCCTCCAGGATCTCAAGCATCCCCGCAGCTATAGCGGCGGCAAGCCTGCTGTAGGCCTCCCAAGCCCCCTGCCCCCTGGAGGGGGGGCTTGGGAGGCCGCAGCTGCAGCTGCCGCAGCCGTATCTAAGCTCGCCCATATACCCCCTATCCCAGGCCCTCTGGCAGAGGCTGCTGCATCCGCTGAGGCTCGAGACGGCGCCGTCTACCCCACGCCCCCTTACTATGTAGGCGAAGCACGCTTCCCGGGCGCATGCTGAGGCGAGTACCCTCGCCTCAGGCTTCAACCCCGGCCTCCTCCCGACTCGAGAGCCTCTAGATAGCGTTTCCTGAAGTCCTCTATAGTCTCAAGGAGGTATTCCGAGGCCTTTCGTAGAACCTCCTTTATATCCACGTCGTCATCGTACTTAACGTAAACCTGTATTATATCCTCCATGGGGTGGACTGTCTCGTAGTAGGCGAGCTCGGGGTTCGACACCTTCTTTATAGCCTCTACCAGAAGTGTGCCGAGGGTATGGTCCTCTCCGTAAACCTGTATCACGTACGAGCCGCGGGACTCCCTGATAATCCTTACACGCTCCAAACGCAGCACCCCCTACCTCTCCTGGAGAGCCTTGAGAAGGTTTTTAAGAGACTCCCTCCAGCTCCCCCTGACCAGCAGCCTCCCCTTCTCATCCTCCTCCAGAAGCCCCGCCTCAACAGCCGCCCTAACCGCGTCGTCGAGGGTGGAGCCGGCGAGTATAGAGGCAGCCACCACCAGCTTCCTGCTAGACGTTGCCAGCGGCTGGGCGGCCACCTCCCTAAGCCTCTCACCCACCTCCCTTGCAACCTCCAGTACGAGACCCCATGGGGCGTCTGTCGCCAGCACCCCCTCACCACCCCTAGCCTCAGCACGGTAACCCATGGCAGAGAGCACTGTGGAGAGGAGGTCGGGCGGCACCGCCAGGCCTGCTTCCCTCGACACCCTGCGGAGGCTATAGGCCACTAGACCCCCGCTACTCGCCCCCCGACGGTACTCCCTAAGCAGTGTCTTCAGCCTTACTATAGACTCCCTTATGCTAGACTCTCCGCCCACCATCTCTATGAGCAGCTTATCCCCCTCCCTCCTCCACGACGAGTAGTCGACCTTTATCGCCCTGGAGAGCCGCTCCAGAAACCTCTCGTAATCGTCTATATCAAGCAGCCTCAGGTTGACGGCCACAACCCTCCTGCGGCGGCCTCTCAACGGCAGCAACACCCCGCCGATGCCCCTTGGGGTATGGCCCTTTACCTCCTGTATACAACAAGGTTTCTGACGAGCCTTATTCTCAGGAGCCTGCTCCTAGCGTGTATAGAAACCTTCCTCTTCTCGACGTTCCCGCATCTGGGGCATTTCATACTCCTTTCGCTCTGGAACTCCATGACGGCGCCGCAGCGGCTGCACATAGCGTATACCACGCCGTACTTCGGCTCAACAGTGCTGAGTGTGAAGGGGGGTGTGCGCGACACTATCTTGGCCAGTATCCAGTCGCTCACGCGGTAGTAGTCCTCAATATTCTTGATATACTCGTCCGCTATCTGCGATATGGGGATGGCTGCCGAGTAGGGGGATGGGAGCTCGTAGAGCCACGAGGGCTTGGGGGAGAGGCGTACGACGCCGTAGACCTCGGCCACCACCAGGTCCCCCCTGACGCCCGTCACCAGAGCCGCCACCTCTGAACCGAGGCCAGGGGTCTGGGGTTTCTTATGGGGTTTGACGTAGGCCACCCTCCTGGACATGTCAAGGTATGCGACCCCGGGGGCGGCGGCCCTTATAAGGCCCCTCTCCCCGTCGACGTAGACCCCCTCGCCCGGCAGGAACTCCTCGATCGTCGCCAGCACATCGCCAGGCATAACCCTGCCCTTCTCAACCAACCCTGCTGAAGAGTATGACATCCACGGACACCCTTCTAACCCTGCTTCTATGTCCAGGCATGCTGGCCGGTATGGGGAATTGCTCTTTTGAGATTAATAAAGTGGAGTAGCCGAGCCTCGCAGCCCTCAACCCGTGGTACCTAAGGTTTCCCGACTTCACTATGGCGTAGACGGCCTTCGGCTTCAGGAGGAGGGCGTGCTCGAGGACCTCCCAGTCTGCACCCCTCCTCCACACCCCGAACGGCGGGTTAGTGACTACGATGTCAACGCACCCCACGCACAGCGGGCCCCCGCGGCGGGACACTCTGGAGGCGACGAAGAACAGCCTCCCCCCGAGTCCAAGCCTCTCCGCCGCCTCGAGACAGAGGCGGCCCAGCCTCTCGTCGGCCTCCACAGCGGCGACGGAGAAGGCGCCGTATAGTAGGAGGGCTAGGCCAAGCCTGCAGGTGCCAGCGGCGAGGTCCGCAGCCCTAGCACCTTCTAAGAGGCCCCGTAGAAGGGCATCTACAGCTATCCTAACCGCGATGTCAGCCGGCGTGGTATACTGCTCCAGCTCCCTGCGGGGGCTGGGGATGGGGGTTACTGCCGTCTCCAGGGCTACCTTAGCCCTGCCAACGGGGGGATACCCGCCGGCCTCCGCCCCGGTGTTCACAGCCAGAGGCCCCCGGCGGGTCTACCATGGGAACCTGTATGGCTCTAGCCTGCCTTCAAGAGCCATAATTGCCTCTCCCGGAGTTAGAACGGGCTTCTCGTAGCTCCAGAAGTCGTCTGTCGGCAGCCGGGGGCAGCTGGTCACTGTGAAGGCTTCGAACCACGAGTTGTCTATGGCCACCAGCTGGCTTAGCGTGGTGACTTCAGAGGCGATCAACAGGTACTCTCCACCTGCAGACTCTATAGCCCGGGCCAGCTTCTCCACCAGCCATGGCCTGTACTGGCCGGTCTTCAGCCCCACTATCACGCCCCACCTGCGGGCGCCTATACTCTGGGACACCTTGTACAGCCTGCTTCTATACAGCTTCTCGCCCTGGAGGGTGAGGTCCTCGCTAGCCCCCCTGTAGGGGTCAACCTGCACCACCGGCTTGAGGGTTGCCAGGTAGAGGCCCAGAGGGTGGAACACGCCTCCCCCCACGTATATGAAGCCCTCGGCCCTCACGCTCCTAGCCAGCCTATAGTCGCAGCCAAGAACCTGGGCCTCGCCGAAGTAGGGCCTCAGCCCCGGGGGGACGGCCACCTCGAGGCCCTCGCCCCTGAGGACCTCTGCAGCCTTCCTGGCTATGTGCGTATGCTGTGCTGTAGTAGCTATGCCAACCCTCCTAACGCTGTATCGGCCCGCCAGTATCGAAGCGGCCTCTCTCAGCGCGTCGAGAGGCAGCTCGGCCTTGCTCAGCGCCCTCACGTAGACGACCCTCCCCCGCGGCTCCAGAGCCTCGTGGGCAAGCTCAGCAGGGTATGGTGAGTGGCCTACGTGGACTATGAGGTCGGGTTTAACCGTAGTGTCGAGCTCCCCGTAGTGGAGGTCGCAGGCCCCGTAGGTGGGGTCGGCGTGGAGATACACGCTGGCGGCGCCCTCGAGCATCTCCTCCATACACTTCGCTATGTAAAGACCGTACTGCAGCATACCCTCAGGCAGCTGCAGTACAACCCTCCTAGCCCCCCGACGTCTAGCAGCCTCCACAGCAGAGTCTATGTCCACCATGTATGGTATGTCTCTAAGCAGCGCGCAGAAGCCTTTAGACAAGACCCTCTACTCCCCTCAAGGAATAGTATGGGGTCTGAGGGTAAAGTTTGGAGGAGGGCTGGGTTCGCGTGGAGGCTGGGGTGTGTTAGGAGCCTTCTCCTCCACGCTTCCTAATCACTATTCTCGAGGGCAGCGGGAACTTGCTGGCGCCCCTCCTGAGAGCCTCCCTCACGCCATCCTCGTCGCCTTCCCTAGCCCAGACCTCGAGCACCACGGTGCCAGGGTAGACCCTTGCAGCCGTGCCCACAGGCTTGCCGAAAGCCTGTCTCATACCATCCTGGAGCCTGTCTGCCCCTGCGAAAGCCATCATCTTGTTCTCCCTTATCACGTGGTGGGGATACACTCTTATCCTGAAGTAGAAGTTCCTGTCGCCAATCGTTGTAGCCAGGTACTTGTTGACGGCTATCCTAGCGGCCTCGAGGGCGTTGTGCCTTATCTGGCCAGCCTCCAGCATAACCAGCTCGCCCTTAATCCCCCACTTCTCCATCATCTCCCTGTTACCCATCTCGAACCTTGTTATCTTCGGCGGTGGAACCCCGTGTATATACTCCCTCCTGGTGTATGGGGGGCCGCTGAAGTGGGTGTAGCATCTAGCTGGCCTGAGGGGCATGTTGACACCCGCTTAACCCCCAATACATCTCAGGGCTGATAAGCGTTTAACCCCTCCACAGGCCAACGAGAAATCTCTATCGGGCCCTAAGTTATGGAGGAGGGCGTGGACAGGAGGAAGATACTCACCCGTCTCTACACCATCGACGAGGCGTTAGCGAGGGCGGCTGAGAGGCTTGAGCCCATCCGCGGCGCCCTGCTGGAGAGGCGGGAGAAGCTCGGCCTGGCGGCCTCTCTCGGTCGTCCTCTGGCCGAGAGAGTGTTGGCGAGAGACTGCCACCCCCAGTACCCCAGGGTCAACCTAGACGGGTGTGCCGTGGATAGCAGCAGGGTCTCCCGGGGCAACGTGCTCAAGGTTGAGGGTAGGCTGAGGCCCGGCATGGAGCCTGTTGATCTCTCCGACCCAGTGGGAGGGTGTGTGTGGGTAGATACGGGAGCCCCACTACCCATCGGGGCCGACGCCGTTGTACCCCTAGAGGACCTCACCATGCCGGGCGAGGGTGTTGTGAGGCTTGAGGCCGAGCCGAAGAGGTGGCTAGGGGTTGCAGACCCCTGTAGCGACGTCCTGGAGGGTGGTGTGGTGCTGGATGAGGGGGAGGCTGTAACAGCCGAGGCCGTGGCGTCGCTTGCATCCGCCGGGGTCCACGAGGTAGAGGCTGGCTCAAGGCTTAGAGCGTGTGTGGCCAGCGTGGGTGACGAGCTGAAGAGCCTCGAGGAGTGTGGGAGAGGTGGTGGCGTGTGCGAGACTAACAGGATCCTGGCCCGCGCTAGGCTCGAGGCCGCCGGCGTCGAGGTTGTCGACCTCGGCATCCACCCCGACAGGCCCGATACCCTGGCTAAACTGGCGGAGGCCGCGAGAGCCTCGGGCTGCCATATACTCGTGACGAGCGGAGGCAGCAGCGTGGGACTCTCAGACTACGCCCTCGCCGGGCCGGAGGACGTGGTTGTCAGGGGCCTCTCCATAAGGCCGGGCAGGCCGACGACGCTCTCCATAGCCTCCGGCCTACCGGTCTTCAGCCTCCCCGGGAACCCCCGGAGCGCCGGGTCCTCTATAGACCTCTTCCTCCTACCCACCCTAGCAGCCGCAGGCCTCCCCGTAACCCCTGTTCTGCCCAGGATGAAGGCCGTTCTGCTCGCGGGTGTAAAGCCTGGTAGGAGGCTCTCCTATATCCCGGTTGCAGCAGTATATTGCGGCGGCCGCCTCTTGGCTGTGCCCGTATCAAGAGAGAGCTACATGACCGTCTCGTGGGCAGCTGCAGACGGGTATGTTACCGTGGAGCCGGGGAAGTCTTTGGAGCCGGGTGAGGAGGCTACAGTCACGATAGTCAGGGGTGTTAAGACTAGGCTGTCCATAGACTACACGGGAGGCCTTGCAGGGAGGGGGTACACGGTGACGCTAGCCAAGCCACCCCACGGTAGAGCTGTGGCGGAGGCTCTATCACAGTGTCCTAGGCTTGAGGCTGCTGTTACCGAGGAGGCGGCTGGAGAGATGGTGGAGGCCGGGTGGCCCCATGAGGCTCTGGAGCAGGTGGAGAGGAGCATAGTTGTCGCTGTCAACAACAGGTGTAGAAACAGCCTCATAGCAGCACCCAGGGTTCTGGAGGGTAGCGAGTGGCTCTCGAGAGCAGCAGCGAGTCTGGGGGCCGAGATACTCTACGTGGACAACGTCCAAGCCTCGGCCAGGCTAGCAGCCCTCGGCTACACATGTGGGGCAGCCACCCTAGAGGGTCTAGCACCGCCCAGCCTGGAGAGAGTGGTGGAGACAAAGGCTAGAATATACCTGGCCAGGGGTGGAGACGGGGCTTGAGGATTAAAAACACAGTATTCCAGTGTATGGAGTTGTGTCCGGAGGCTTAGCGGCCTCCACCTTCACCCAGTCTCCGGGTAGTCGTCGGGCACCTTAGCCCTGAAGTACTTGCCAGTCTCTTGGCTCTTGAAGAGGCCTATCTTAACGCCCCTCCTCCCCCTCGGCGATAGCTTCCACACTTTGATCGGCGTCAGCTCTACCTCCTTACCTGTGGTGGGGTCTCTAACCTTCACGGGTGGTAGTTGCTTCTGGCTCATACCCTAGCCACCTCCTTTTCCAGTTCCACAATAAATTAGGTTGCGGAGGAAATATAAATGTTAACCGGGTTCATGTACTGTCAAGAAGAACCTGCTTCTAAAAAGCTATTATGGAGCGACTGTGGATCCGGAGCCTCAGCCAGACCGAAGTTCGGCTGGATGAGGACCTGGAGGACGTGGATGGGGGGTCGAGGAGAGGCTGGAGAGCTGTATGGAGAGCGTAGATTTTTACGGTGCTTCGCATGGGCTAGCAGGTTATTGCCCTTGCTCTGGCGCAGTTCCTGAGGTCCCACTGCAGGGTTCGCAGGAGCTTACCTACCTTTCTTATAGCATACTTTATGAAATACGATTTCCCTATGCTGTCGTCAATGCTCCTGAGGTCGACCTCTATCGTCATCCACCCCTCCCCGCTGGGCAGGCTAACCTCGGCCCTACCCGGCTCTATAGCCAGCTTAGCCTCCTCAGTGTTAATCTCCACCCTGCCCTCGGCGACGCGGATAGAGCCCGCGTTGCTCGAGTACTTCCACACCAGGGTTTCCACGCCCGTCTTGGCGGCCTCTATGGAGGCGCATCCCGTGGTGCAGTGCAGCAGCCCGCCCCTCTGCTTGCACGCCTGGTTTGCGGTGGCTATACACTCTGCCAGCCTAGCGGCGGAGACAGCGTCCTCCGCCAGTCTGGACAGCGACGACACCACGCCCAGGTACATGGAGGCCTTCAGCCCCGTCTTGGGGGCGGCGTCCAGCAGCTCCTCCAGCCTAGACACTACCGTGGACAAGGCTCTGCTAACCTCCCTAACCCCCATGGGGTTTTATCATTTGGGATTCATATTGTTATCGCCCATCCCGGTGTGGGAGGCATGATACTGGAGCTACTCCTGCAGGCCTTATCCTCACTAGCCCGGGCTCCAGGTCGATCAAAACCCTTATGCCAAGCATGTTTACTAGCCCCTGTTTAAGGAGAGAGCAGGCAAGGCTGGCGAACCTTCTATCCACCCTGTAGTTGGGTGCGAAGGCCTCTATGTCGGGCCTGAGGGCTACGAAGGCCATAAGAGGCTTAACCCCCTCCCTAGCCAGCCTAGCTAGGACCTCTAGGTGCTTCACCGCCCTCGCGCTAGGGGCGTTGGGGAACAGACCCACCCCCCCTACGGACAGGTTGACTCCCTTCACCTCCACAGCCCAGAGCCCCCTTCCTGTGGCTATGAGGAAGTCTAGCCGGGAGCCGAGTACCTCCCTCTCAGCCTCCACCACCGCATCGCCCCCGAAAACCGTGGGCACCGCCTCGGCGAACACCCTGTTGGGCACCCTAGAGTCTACGACCGCTACGACACCCTCCCCCGTCTTGAAAGCCTGAACCCTGCAGACCGTCTTACCCCCGAGCCTGCGCAGCCACTCTATCAAAACCCCCCGCCCGCCGGGTGTGGCTAGGTGGTCTATCCTGCCCGTGTCCATGAGGTGGCATCGCACGACCCCGCGGCTACTCCTAACCTCCACCACAAACCTGTTCACTCTCCGAAGGAACACGGCCTCCTCGTCGTAGCTAAGCTCCACAGCAGCTCAGCCCCGGTGTTTAGACGCTTCCAACTGGCCGTGGTAAAAGCCTCTAAACCTCACCGTCCAATATAGGTGTGTGTCCCGTGGAGCTTGAAGCGCCCTATATAGCCGTAGAGCCCCCAGGCCCCAAGGCCAGGGAGGTTCTCGAGCGTGACGAGAACGTTATAATGCAGTCCTTTAGCCGCTGGTACCCGCTGGTGATTAAACGCGGCCACGGAGCTATAGTTGAGGATGTGGACGGCAACAGGTATATCGACTTTAACGCTGGCATAGCTGTGTTGAACGTAGGCCACAGGCACCCTCGTGTTGTCGAGGCTATCAAGAGCCAGCTGGACAAGTTCCTCCACTACAGCCTCACTGACTTCTACTATGAGGAGGCTGTGGCGGCGGCTGAGAGGCTGGCCCGGACGGTGCCCATCGGCGGGGGGGTTAAGACGTTCTTCACAAACAGCGGGGCCGAGAGCATAGAGGCCTCGATAAAGGTTGTTAGAGGGTTCTTCCAGGGGAGGAGGCCCTACATAGTGAGCTTCCTCGGCGGCTTCCACGGCAGGACCTACGGAGCCATGAGCGCCTCCGCCAGCAAGCCCATACACAGGGCCAGGTTCTACCCCCTGGTCCCCGGCTTCATACACGCCCCCTACCCAGACCCCTACCGCTGCCCCTTCCCCGGCCTAGAGGGAGAGGCCTGTGGAGACGCGGCCATAGGGTATATAGAGGACTACGTGTTCTCGAAGCTGGTGGACCCGGGAGAGGTGGCGGCCTTCCTCTTCGAGCCCATCCAGGGGGAGGGCGGCTACGTGGTCCCGCCAGACAGCTTCTTCCCATCCCTCCAGAAACTAGCCAGGAAGCACGGCATACTGCTCGTCGCGGACGAGGTTCAAACAGGCTTCGCCAGGACTGGCAGGATGTTCGCAGTAGAGCATTGGGGGGTGGAGCCCGACGTCATGGCCCTCGCCAAGGCAATGGGAGGCGGCCTACCGCTGGGGGCTGCCGTGGGGAGGAGCGAGGTGATGAGCCTGCCCCGTGGGAGCCACGCCAACACCTTCGGAGGAAACCCTCTAGCCCTGGCTGCGTTCAACGCGGTGATGGACGTCATCGAGGAGGAGAGGCTTTGGGAGAGGTCTGAGAGGCTAGGGGCCAAGGCCCTGAGGCTTTTGGGCGAGGCCGCCGAGGAGCTGGGCATAGTGGGGCACGTGAGGGGTAAGGGGCTCATGATAGGGGTGGAGCTTGTCAAGGACGAGAACACGAGGGAGCCGCACAGGGAGGCTCTAGCATGGGTGCTGGAGAGGTCCTTCAAGAGGGGCCTCCTCGTTATAGGGGCCGGCGTTTCCGCCGTAAGGATAGCCCCGCCCCTCACTATAGAGGAGGAGCTCTTCGACCGGGGCCTGGAGATACTGGTCGAGGTCCTCAGGGAGGCTGACCGCCGCTTCTCCCAGGGCTAGAGCCAGCCGCCCTCAACACAACCTTACCCCTCCCATAGTCCGGCACCTTCACTACAAGACCCTTCCTCACCAGGCTCGCCACAGCCCTCCGCACAGCCCTCCTATCCCCCCTCCAGCCCAGCCTCTCAACAAGCTCCTCCATAGTCAGCCCCCCGCCCTCGCTGAGAACCTTCAGTATCCTAGCCTCAAGCTCCCCCTCCTCCAAGGCCGAAGGACACCTCGCGCCTCCATAGCCACATTTAAACCCTGAGGATGCTGGGGCTAATGTGTTAGCGGGTGGTGGCTTCTGGCCGGGGATAGGCTTAGGCTGGCTTACAAGATCCTCTCGGCCGCTGTCGTTCTCGTCGCCCTAGCTTCGGTGGCAGGGAGCATGTACGTCTACAGCCTAGGCTACGGCAGGAGATACCTCCTTATGGCGGCTCTCTGGGCCGCCGTGCTTGCCTGGGCTCTATCCGAGGCTTCGAGGGCTTTCAGGATGTAGCACCCTGTAGGTCCTCTTGCTATACCTAGATACCACACCCTCCCTCTCAAGCCTCGCCAGTATCCTCCCCGCCGTCCTGTTGGTAACCCCGAGGAGCTCTCCCACCTCCCTAACACTAACATATCTCCTCCCAGAACCCCTCAGTATGGCGGCGACTACGGCGAGCCTAACCTTGACCTTCATCTCACCGCCCGGCACGGCCGCCACCCGCTGTAAGCCTTCGAAAGCTTTTTGAGCCCGGGGGGCGGCGTAAGTGTGGGGGGATTGGTGAAGTTGGCCTCGAGGAGGGTTCTAAACAAGTATAAGATGCTGGTCGAGTCTCTGGGTCTCAAGCAGCTAGACGTCTACCGCGTGCTGCGCGAGGGTAAGCCTGTCGACGTGATAAGAGTGCAGGACCCCGCCTCCGGCAAGATAGCCCTGGTGGACCTAGGGGCAACGAGAGAGTCCCTCACCCTGGGGGAGTTCGCCGAGAAGCTCCTAGCCGCCCTAGGCGAGAGCGGGATAACTGTGAGCGAGAGGCTCCTCCTGAGGCTCAGGAGCAAGCTACAGCAGACGGGCTAAAGTACACCCTGGGGCTCGGAGCTCCAGGACCCCCATGTGGCTATAGCTGCGTCTCCCCAGAGATCCTCTACGCCACGTCTTTCTAACCCGCACAGGGGTTTAGGGCTGCCGCGCGGCATACACTCTCTTTTCCTCTGTTGGAGGATGGCTAACCGTAATTAAGCCGTGTTGAACCACGAATTTCTAAATGGCGTCCCGGGGGTCTCCTGTCCGGCGGCTGGTCGTCATGCCAAGGAGGGGCGTGGGTTACGAGAGGGAGCTCGCTAAGATACTCTGGGATAGGGGCTGGGCTGTAGTAAGGGGGCCAGCCAGCGGCGGAGGCTCTCGTACCAGAGTCCAGCCAGACCTGGTCGCCGTGAGGGGCGGCATCGTCCTCGTGTTCGAGATTAAGAAGGCTAGGGAGGGGACCATCTATCTTGACCCCGGCCAGGTCCTGGGGCTTCTGGAGTGGGCTCGGAGGGCTGGGGGGGATGCCTGGATAGCCCTCAGGCTGACTGGGAAGGGCTGGAGATTCCACCGGGCGGATTCTCTAGAGCATACTAGGAGGGGGGGATTCAAGATCTCTAAGCCCGGTGGGGGACTTAAGCTGAGGGACCTCCTCAACCTCTACGGGGGGGAGGTTAGGAGGATTGACGAGTATATCGAGGGCTAGAGCGGCATGAAGCGAATGTCGTAGCCGTGCTTCTCTGCAAGCTTCTTAGCCCTCTTCAGCCTCCTAGCCGTCACCCTTGAGGACCTGGGCGGTAGCCTGACTATCAGAGTCTCATCCCTAACCTCAACCTCGGCGTCGGGGAGTAGCTTCCTTATAGCACCCAGTATAGCGGCCTCCCCCCTACCCCGCCTCTCCCTGACGGGGACTACCATAGTCTGCTCGCCGAACGTGTAGATCTCGTACTCTAGCTCCCCGGTGATGAAGTCCTTCACCTCAACCACAGGCCTCGACAGCTCCGCCTCCCTCAGGCCTGTGGGCAGCTTGACAGTTATGGAGAGCTCGTAAACCTTAGACACCTCGCCGGAGTCTATGAATATTACCGTGTCTATTATGCTGGGTATCATCCCCAGCTCAACCCGCCTGAGGAACCTCTGCACAGCGTCTATCGGGGTGGTCGCGTGTACAACCCCTATCATGCCGATGCCCGCGAGCCTCAGGTCGACATAGAGCTGGAAGTCCTCGTCGCTCCTCAGCTCGTCGTAGACCGTGTAGTCAGGCCTCGAGAGCAGGAGGATATCGTGCAGCTCCCCAAGGTCGGCATAGTTCTTGGAGTACTGGGTGACGTTCGCGGGGAGCCTCATGTCCCGGGGAGACTCTATAGTCTTGACCACCT comes from the Aeropyrum camini SY1 = JCM 12091 genome and includes:
- a CDS encoding DNA polymerase sliding clamp, with the protein product MADARFYFSDARTWRYMVASIEKIIEEGVFVATSEGLSLRALDTSHVAMVDLFYPSTAFIEYEIGGDSIEFGVSFDLLSKVLRRARKEDELVLEVEGSRLAVKLKSRGERTFRIPQVVMTYEKLPEPKVSFTVRARMLGSTFREAIRDLEPHSETLTLRSLEEALLLVGRSEMAAVEIELSPSRGSLLDYEAESQDKASYSIEYFSEMLSAAQAADAVVVSFSEDAPVRVDMEYLGGGRLTFYVSPKIE
- a CDS encoding transcription factor S; this encodes MSGRIRFCPRCGSIMYPRREGARYLLVCKSCGYSEEGSSEDQQAYRMRVTVEKGPRDKIVVIDDETPMGAQVLKGSVSCPKCGHDEVYFWMMQTRSADEPMTRFYRCKRCRYTWREYA
- a CDS encoding RpoL/Rpb11 RNA polymerase subunit family protein; this encodes MERVRIIRESRGSYVIQVYGEDHTLGTLLVEAIKKVSNPELAYYETVHPMEDIIQVYVKYDDDVDIKEVLRKASEYLLETIEDFRKRYLEALESGGGRG
- a CDS encoding DUF2067 family protein gives rise to the protein MLPLRGRRRRVVAVNLRLLDIDDYERFLERLSRAIKVDYSSWRREGDKLLIEMVGGESSIRESIVRLKTLLREYRRGASSGGLVAYSLRRVSREAGLAVPPDLLSTVLSAMGYRAEARGGEGVLATDAPWGLVLEVAREVGERLREVAAQPLATSSRKLVVAASILAGSTLDDAVRAAVEAGLLEEDEKGRLLVRGSWRESLKNLLKALQER
- a CDS encoding exosome complex RNA-binding protein Csl4; amino-acid sequence: MSYSSAGLVEKGRVMPGDVLATIEEFLPGEGVYVDGERGLIRAAAPGVAYLDMSRRVAYVKPHKKPQTPGLGSEVAALVTGVRGDLVVAEVYGVVRLSPKPSWLYELPSPYSAAIPISQIADEYIKNIEDYYRVSDWILAKIVSRTPPFTLSTVEPKYGVVYAMCSRCGAVMEFQSERSMKCPRCGNVEKRKVSIHARSRLLRIRLVRNLVVYRR
- a CDS encoding METTL5 family protein, which encodes MNTGAEAGGYPPVGRAKVALETAVTPIPSPRRELEQYTTPADIAVRIAVDALLRGLLEGARAADLAAGTCRLGLALLLYGAFSVAAVEADERLGRLCLEAAERLGLGGRLFFVASRVSRRGGPLCVGCVDIVVTNPPFGVWRRGADWEVLEHALLLKPKAVYAIVKSGNLRYHGLRAARLGYSTLLISKEQFPIPASMPGHRSRVRRVSVDVILFSRVG
- the dph2 gene encoding diphthamide biosynthesis enzyme Dph2: MSKGFCALLRDIPYMVDIDSAVEAARRRGARRVVLQLPEGMLQYGLYIAKCMEEMLEGAASVYLHADPTYGACDLHYGELDTTVKPDLIVHVGHSPYPAELAHEALEPRGRVVYVRALSKAELPLDALREAASILAGRYSVRRVGIATTAQHTHIARKAAEVLRGEGLEVAVPPGLRPYFGEAQVLGCDYRLARSVRAEGFIYVGGGVFHPLGLYLATLKPVVQVDPYRGASEDLTLQGEKLYRSRLYKVSQSIGARRWGVIVGLKTGQYRPWLVEKLARAIESAGGEYLLIASEVTTLSQLVAIDNSWFEAFTVTSCPRLPTDDFWSYEKPVLTPGEAIMALEGRLEPYRFPW
- a CDS encoding 50S ribosomal protein L16, whose amino-acid sequence is MPLRPARCYTHFSGPPYTRREYIHGVPPPKITRFEMGNREMMEKWGIKGELVMLEAGQIRHNALEAARIAVNKYLATTIGDRNFYFRIRVYPHHVIRENKMMAFAGADRLQDGMRQAFGKPVGTAARVYPGTVVLEVWAREGDEDGVREALRRGASKFPLPSRIVIRKRGGEGS
- a CDS encoding molybdopterin molybdotransferase MoeA — its product is MEEGVDRRKILTRLYTIDEALARAAERLEPIRGALLERREKLGLAASLGRPLAERVLARDCHPQYPRVNLDGCAVDSSRVSRGNVLKVEGRLRPGMEPVDLSDPVGGCVWVDTGAPLPIGADAVVPLEDLTMPGEGVVRLEAEPKRWLGVADPCSDVLEGGVVLDEGEAVTAEAVASLASAGVHEVEAGSRLRACVASVGDELKSLEECGRGGGVCETNRILARARLEAAGVEVVDLGIHPDRPDTLAKLAEAARASGCHILVTSGGSSVGLSDYALAGPEDVVVRGLSIRPGRPTTLSIASGLPVFSLPGNPRSAGSSIDLFLLPTLAAAGLPVTPVLPRMKAVLLAGVKPGRRLSYIPVAAVYCGGRLLAVPVSRESYMTVSWAAADGYVTVEPGKSLEPGEEATVTIVRGVKTRLSIDYTGGLAGRGYTVTLAKPPHGRAVAEALSQCPRLEAAVTEEAAGEMVEAGWPHEALEQVERSIVVAVNNRCRNSLIAAPRVLEGSEWLSRAAASLGAEILYVDNVQASARLAALGYTCGAATLEGLAPPSLERVVETKARIYLARGGDGA
- a CDS encoding chromatin protein Cren7 translates to MSQKQLPPVKVRDPTTGKEVELTPIKVWKLSPRGRRGVKIGLFKSQETGKYFRAKVPDDYPETG
- a CDS encoding DNA/RNA nuclease SfsA, with the protein product MELSYDEEAVFLRRVNRFVVEVRSSRGVVRCHLMDTGRIDHLATPGGRGVLIEWLRRLGGKTVCRVQAFKTGEGVVAVVDSRVPNRVFAEAVPTVFGGDAVVEAEREVLGSRLDFLIATGRGLWAVEVKGVNLSVGGVGLFPNAPSARAVKHLEVLARLAREGVKPLMAFVALRPDIEAFAPNYRVDRRFASLACSLLKQGLVNMLGIRVLIDLEPGLVRIRPAGVAPVSCLPHRDGR